TAGAAATGAGGATTGTAAAAACAGGGGAATTTAACGAGTCTTTTATTGAAATCAAAGAAGGATTAAAAGAAGGAGAAAAAGTCCTCTTGTATGTACCAGGTCAACCCATTCCTTCTAGTGGAAAAGAAAATCAAGGAATATAAGAAAGGATACCATTGAATAATTGTGTAATAAAATTAGAAAAATTAAAGAAAAATTATAAAATGGGTAGTGTTGAAATTTTTGCTTTAAGAGGAATAAGTACGGAAATATCCGAAGGGGAATTTGTTTGTATTATGGGACCTTCTGGATGTGGAAAGTCAACATTATTGAATGTATTGGGTTGTTTAGACAAGCCTTCAGAAGGAAAGTATTATTTAAATGGTTGTGATATCTCATTGTTGAATGATGATACTTTATCCGATATGCGATGCAATTATCTTGGTTTTGTTTTCCAATCCTATAACCTTATCCCACAATTATCGGTAGTTGAAAACATAGAAATACCCCTTTACTATCAGGGTGTTTCACCTAATGAAAGTAGAAGAAAAGCAATTGAAATGGCATCTCGAGTCGGTTTGGCAGAACGTTTATATCATAAACCAACAGAACTTTCTGGTGGACAACAACAAAGAGTAGGTATTGCTCGTGCTTTAGTAAATAACCCATTGGTTATTCTTGCGGATGAACCCACAGGAAATTTAGATTCAAAATCTGGAAAAGAAATTATGGATATTTTTATAGAACTTCATAACCAGGGAAAAACGATTATCATGGTAACCCATGATGAAAATATAGCCCGATATGGAGAAAGAATAATACGCTTAAAAGACGGTTTAATTGAAAAAGATGAAAAAGTATTATCAAGAATAGGTGCCTCAATATAAAAGAACGACAAAAAATGTTAAATTTCTTATCAATATATCGTTGGATTCGAGTAATCAAGATGGGTTTTAAAAGTCTATGGTTACATAGACTACGTTCATTGTTGACCATGCTGGGGATTGTATTTGGTGTGGCTTCTGTAATTGCAATGTTAGCAGTCGGAGAAGGAGCGAGCCAGGTAGCACAAGAACAGATCCGCCGTTTAGGTAGTAAGAACATTATCGTTCGTAGTGTCAAGCCCTCATTAGAACAAAAAGCAACAGGGCAACGAAGCCGTGCCATTGAATATGGAATAACCTGGGAAGATGCAACGAGAATACGCTCTTCTATCCCTAATGTGGAGGTCTTGGTTCCAAACAGGATTATTCGGGATGTAATTTGGAATACACAATGGAGAGTAGATGGACAAATTGTAGGAACAGTAAGTTGGTATCCCGAGATGAGACAATTAAAAATTATTGAGGGACGGTATTTTACGGAGTTAGAAGTTGCAGGTGTAAAAAATGTATGTGTCCTATCAATAGATACAATAAAGACTTTGTTCCCCAATGGAAATCCAATAGGTAAAAGCGTTCGCATTGGTTCAGATTATTATAAAGTAATTGGAATTATTGAAGATGATGGAGGAAGTGGAACAACCTACCAATCACAAAACTTCTTTGTACAAAATACAGAAACTGAAAATGCAAAAAGGAAGAAAGAAGATGCCACCTTTACCAAGAGAGATATAGAAAGTATCAACAAAAGAAAAGGGTCAACGGCCACACCTCAATATCGAATTTATATCCCTATTACTTCTGCACAAAAAAGATTCGGTGAAACATTAGTCCGAAGAACTACAGGAACATTTGAAGCAGAAAAAGTTGAATTACATGAACTAATTGTAATGGTAAATGAAGAAAATAAAGTAGAAGAAGTCGCAAAAATCGTAGATAATATATTGCAAAAATACCACAAACAAAGAGATTATGAATTGACAATACCATTAGAACTCTTACGACAAGCAGAACGAACCAAACAAATTTTTAATCTCGTCTTAGGAACCATTGCAGGAATCTCATTATTAGTCGGGGGAATAGGGATAATGAATATTATGCTGGCTACTGTTACAGAAAGAACTCGAGAAATAGGTATTCGAAGAGCATTAGGTGCAAGAAAAAGAGACATTATACTCCAATTCCTTGTAGAAACGATTATTATGTCAGGCACTGGTGGACTTATGGGAATTGGGTTGGGTCTATTTATCCCTTATCTCATAACATATTTCGCTTCTATGCCAACTATTATCCGTTTATGGAGCCCGTTAATAGCATTTGGTATTTCAGCAGGCATCGGAATTATCTTCGGAATCTATCCTGCACTCCGTGCCGCAAACATGGACCCTGTGGAAGCACTTCGCCACGAATAACAAAAGTAGCACTTTCAAATTCCATCTTATATAATTAGAAGATATTTAAAGGACAAACGAAAAAATGATGTTACAAGAAAATCTCGAAATAAGAGGTGCAAAAACACAATACGAAATAAATGAAGCCATCCAATTAATGGCAAGTATATCCCGTCAGGATTTCTTTGTCGCTAATGATTGGTTAATAAATATAGGTGCAAAATATCCAAACTTCCTAAACGAACATATCCGTATTGCACTTTATAATGGAAAAGTTATCTCAGCATTAAGAATTACTACAGACATAATCCGTATAGGTGAAGCAAGATTAAAGATAGGCGGAATCGGCTGGGTTTCCACTGATGGGCATTTTAGAAATAAAGGTATTGCAAGCAAAGTAATCCAAAACGCTGTCCAATATATGAAAGTAAATTCATATCATCTCTCTATGCTTTTTGGTATCCCAAACTTTTACCATCGATTTGGATTTGCTACAACATTACCTGAATATTACGTAAGTATCACTACACGCGAAGTATTAAGTATTCAGCCTATACCACATAAAGTCCGAAAAATGAAACCCGGCGATATAAGTTCAATACGAAAAATTCATGACGAAAACGATGAAGACATAGCCTGTTCCTTAATAAGAACACAGGCACATTTCGCTGTTAAATGGAGAGAATGGGAACAGGGAAAGACAGTATTAGATTTAAATGGTAAAATTTTAGGATATTTCTTACCAAGAATCAACCACGACAATATTTTACTGGTACAAGAAATCGGCTCCATTGATGTCGAAGCATCAAAAGCAGTTTTATACGCAATTGGCAAATTAGCAGAAAAGGAAAGGTTAGGCATAATACAAATTGCATCACCACCCTGCCACCCAACGACTCGGCTCTTAATAAATCATTATTCCGTCCACGAAACACACTACAAAAGAAATGAAGGCGGAATGATGGCAATCATAAATGAAGAAGAGACTTTGGAATGTATGATTCCAGAATGGGAAAAACGAATCCAGCAAAAAACATTTATTCATCAAGATGATGAAGTAACATTACTTATCTCAGGCGTCCCATATTGTATCCATTTCCGTAAAGGTTCCATAAGCATTATTAAAAAATCAGGTAAAAATAAAGTATCTATGGATAAAAGTGAATTTGTTCAACTTCTCGCAGGGTATACCTATATTTCGGATATCTTAGAAAGAAAAAGATTTTCCATTTCAACCGATGCAAGAAACTTCCTTTTTACAGTTTTCCCAAAAAGATTTCCCTATGTATGGCAAATGGACCGATTTTGAGGAGGTGCTATATGAAAATAAATCAGAACAGCATTAAATTTAGATTCATTGGAAACCTAATTATTGTTTTCATTCTATTAACAGTAATAATTTCTATTCTCCAAATTATACTAATCAACAATCTTGTAATTAAGGCTTCCAATGAACGAATAAAATTAAATATGAAGTCAGGTTGGTATTACTTTCAAGAAAAACAACGGAAATTAGAAATTATCCTTAATTTTTTACAACATCAACTCTATTTATCACAAGGAAATCCAGAAACAATATTAACAGAAGTACAAAATTTATTATCACAATATGCAGAAAGTTATGATATCGATTATCTTTGGATAATTCCAACAAATACATATATAACAAACAAGTTCATATTGGATGAAATTAAATCCTTCTTCGAAAAAGAGAATTCTGACACCACCTCTGGATATATAAAGAAAAACTTCAAAAAGATTACAGAAATATTGCCCTTTAATTTCCAATCAAAAAGGGAAATCCCTGACGATGAACCCATCTCAATGTATGTATGTAGAAAAATGATATATGAAAACACAAACAAAGAACATAATGAAATAATTTTAATTGCAGGTAATTGGTTGGATGGAGCAAACCATTTTGTAGACCAAATCCAAAATATAGTATTTGAAGACCGTTTCTATAAAGGACGACGTGTCGGAACAGTAACAATATTCAATGGTTCTCGAAGAGTTGCAACCACAGTATTACTACCTAATGGCCAAAGAGCAGTCGGAACACAAGTATCTGAATCCGTGAAACAACAAACATTAATTAAAGGTATTCCTTGGACAGGAAGGGCTAAAGTGTTAAACGATTGGTATCTTACCTCTTATGAGCCCATCCGTGATGTTCATGGAAACATCATAGGCATGTTTTATATGGGGGAATTAGAGGCAGTAACAAAAGATACCCGAACGTTGGTTGTATTTATAACCATAATTATTATTTTGCTTATTATGTCCATTGCTTTAGCTGTAAGATTAAAACAAACAACCCGATTATTAAAACGAATTTACAAATTAAGAAACTCAGCCCATGAGTTTGCAAACGGAAACTACACTATTCGAGTAGAAAACGACCACATCGGCGACGAAATTTCTGAGCTGGTTTCCGTTTTCAATTCTATGTTAGAAACCATCGAAAAAGATAGAGAACAACTCATTAAACAACAAGAACTAATTGAAGAAGCAAACGCAAATTACCTCGATATGTTAGGATTTGTAACCCACGAACTACGAAACAGCTTAGGCTCAGCCCTATTCAACATAGCCTCCTTAAAAGAAGGAGCATTCGGAGAAGTATCCACTGATGCAAAAGAAGGTCTTAACATTGTCGAAGACAGCCTCAAATATCTGAAAGAAATAACAAATAACTACCTACAACTCTCCCGTTTAGAACAGGGCGACTTATATTTTGAAAAAAGAGAAGTAAATCTATTAAATGAAGTTATAAAACCCGTTCTAAACGAACTGTTAAAAATGATAGAAATAAAAAAGTTAAACCTGAAAAACGAAGTCCCAGAAGAATTTACATTACCTGCCGATGTAAACCTAATGAGAGTTGTTTATGAAAATCTATTAGGCAACGCAATTAAATATGTTCAGGAAGAAGGCAATATAAAAATCTCAGCAACCCGAGATGAAGACGGAAAAATTAAGTTGGTTGTCTGGAATGATGGACCCCCTATTGAACCCCAACTACTTACTTCGCTATTCCATCGATTCAGGAGATATGACACCAAAACTCCAGAAGGGAAAAAAGGAGCGGGCTTAGGACTTTTTATTGTCAGACGAATAATAGAATTACATGGCGGACAAATTACCCTTCAATCCACCCCTGAAAACGGCACCTCCTTTATCATAACCCTCCCTTAGTAATTTGTTTGAGTAGAGAATTGTTTTCTTATTATGTTGAGGGCTCCACCAGCTTTATACCATTCAATTTGTGTGGTATTATAGGAATGGTTTGCTAAGATAGTTTCGTTTGTGCCATCTGCGTGGTGAAGGATAATGGTTAGAGGTTTCTGTGGAGTAAAGGTATCAATGCCTA
This portion of the Candidatus Hydrogenedens sp. genome encodes:
- a CDS encoding ABC transporter ATP-binding protein — its product is MGSVEIFALRGISTEISEGEFVCIMGPSGCGKSTLLNVLGCLDKPSEGKYYLNGCDISLLNDDTLSDMRCNYLGFVFQSYNLIPQLSVVENIEIPLYYQGVSPNESRRKAIEMASRVGLAERLYHKPTELSGGQQQRVGIARALVNNPLVILADEPTGNLDSKSGKEIMDIFIELHNQGKTIIMVTHDENIARYGERIIRLKDGLIEKDEKVLSRIGASI
- a CDS encoding ABC transporter permease codes for the protein MLNFLSIYRWIRVIKMGFKSLWLHRLRSLLTMLGIVFGVASVIAMLAVGEGASQVAQEQIRRLGSKNIIVRSVKPSLEQKATGQRSRAIEYGITWEDATRIRSSIPNVEVLVPNRIIRDVIWNTQWRVDGQIVGTVSWYPEMRQLKIIEGRYFTELEVAGVKNVCVLSIDTIKTLFPNGNPIGKSVRIGSDYYKVIGIIEDDGGSGTTYQSQNFFVQNTETENAKRKKEDATFTKRDIESINKRKGSTATPQYRIYIPITSAQKRFGETLVRRTTGTFEAEKVELHELIVMVNEENKVEEVAKIVDNILQKYHKQRDYELTIPLELLRQAERTKQIFNLVLGTIAGISLLVGGIGIMNIMLATVTERTREIGIRRALGARKRDIILQFLVETIIMSGTGGLMGIGLGLFIPYLITYFASMPTIIRLWSPLIAFGISAGIGIIFGIYPALRAANMDPVEALRHE
- a CDS encoding GNAT family N-acetyltransferase, translating into MMLQENLEIRGAKTQYEINEAIQLMASISRQDFFVANDWLINIGAKYPNFLNEHIRIALYNGKVISALRITTDIIRIGEARLKIGGIGWVSTDGHFRNKGIASKVIQNAVQYMKVNSYHLSMLFGIPNFYHRFGFATTLPEYYVSITTREVLSIQPIPHKVRKMKPGDISSIRKIHDENDEDIACSLIRTQAHFAVKWREWEQGKTVLDLNGKILGYFLPRINHDNILLVQEIGSIDVEASKAVLYAIGKLAEKERLGIIQIASPPCHPTTRLLINHYSVHETHYKRNEGGMMAIINEEETLECMIPEWEKRIQQKTFIHQDDEVTLLISGVPYCIHFRKGSISIIKKSGKNKVSMDKSEFVQLLAGYTYISDILERKRFSISTDARNFLFTVFPKRFPYVWQMDRF
- a CDS encoding cache domain-containing protein encodes the protein MKINQNSIKFRFIGNLIIVFILLTVIISILQIILINNLVIKASNERIKLNMKSGWYYFQEKQRKLEIILNFLQHQLYLSQGNPETILTEVQNLLSQYAESYDIDYLWIIPTNTYITNKFILDEIKSFFEKENSDTTSGYIKKNFKKITEILPFNFQSKREIPDDEPISMYVCRKMIYENTNKEHNEIILIAGNWLDGANHFVDQIQNIVFEDRFYKGRRVGTVTIFNGSRRVATTVLLPNGQRAVGTQVSESVKQQTLIKGIPWTGRAKVLNDWYLTSYEPIRDVHGNIIGMFYMGELEAVTKDTRTLVVFITIIIILLIMSIALAVRLKQTTRLLKRIYKLRNSAHEFANGNYTIRVENDHIGDEISELVSVFNSMLETIEKDREQLIKQQELIEEANANYLDMLGFVTHELRNSLGSALFNIASLKEGAFGEVSTDAKEGLNIVEDSLKYLKEITNNYLQLSRLEQGDLYFEKREVNLLNEVIKPVLNELLKMIEIKKLNLKNEVPEEFTLPADVNLMRVVYENLLGNAIKYVQEEGNIKISATRDEDGKIKLVVWNDGPPIEPQLLTSLFHRFRRYDTKTPEGKKGAGLGLFIVRRIIELHGGQITLQSTPENGTSFIITLP